Proteins from a single region of Elgaria multicarinata webbii isolate HBS135686 ecotype San Diego chromosome 23, rElgMul1.1.pri, whole genome shotgun sequence:
- the IFI30 gene encoding gamma-interferon-inducible lysosomal thiol reductase — MGPWLLFAACAFWMGRVDGGTACNYPPQLWCSSAEIARACKAEKHCALRAAAQPPRKAAPVSISLFYESLCPACRSYLVLELIPTWLMLNDIMNVTLVPYGNARETKGPTKWEFDCQHGEDECLGNMMETCILHLLPDPLFHMLTIFCLESSIYVSRNLQTCMKLYFPHVPLDNITNCVNGELGNKLMHQNAQLTEGLKPPHDYVPWILVNGKHTEDLQKQAQESLFKLVCSLYEANPILPCQDPKSQASLPHFPRDTCLRM, encoded by the exons ATGGGTCCCTGGCTCCTGTTCGCCGCTTGCGCCTTCTGGATGGGCCGCGTGGATGGCGGCACCGCCTGCAACTACCCACCGCAGCTCTGGTGCAGCTCCGCTGAGATCGCCCGGGCGTGCAAg GCAGAGAAGCACTGTGCCCTGCGGGCTGCTGCCCAGCCCCCGCGCAAGGCTGCCCCGGTCTCCATCAGCCTGTTCTACGAGAGCCTCTGCCCGGCCTGCCGCAGTTACCTGGTCCTGGAGCTCATTCCCACCTGGCTGATGCTGAACGACATCATGAACGTCACGCTGGTCCCCTACGGAAACGCCAGG GAGACGAAGGGGCCCACGAAATGGGAGTTTGACTGCCAGCACGGCGAAGACGAATGCTTGGGCAACATGATGGAG ACCTGCATCCTCCACCTCCTGCCGGACCCGCTGTTTCACATGCTGACCATCTTCTGCCTGGAGTCTAGCATCTACGTCTCCCGGAACCTACAAACG TGCATGAAACTGTACTTTCCTCACGTCCCTCTGGACAACATCACCAACTGTGTGAACGGAGAACTGGGCAACAAACTCATGCACCAGAATGCGCAGCTCACGGAGGGCCTGAAGCCGCCGCATGACTACGTGCCGTGGATCCTGGTCAATGGG AAACACACCGAAGACCTGCAAAAACAAGCTCAAGAGAGCCTCTTCAAGCTGGTTTGCAGTTTGTATGAGGCAA ACCCAATTCTTCCCTgtcaggatccaaagagccaagcatccctcccccatttcccacGAGACACCTGCTTGAGAATGTAA